The sequence CCTGCGTGCTGACATGGACGCGCTCGGACTCGAGGAGCGCAACGATTTTGCTCATCGCTCGACAAACCCCGGCAAGATGCATGCCTGTGGCCACGACGGCCACACCGCGATGCTGCTCGGCGCCGCCCGGTATCTGGCGCAGAGCCGCTCATTTCGTGGCACGGTGCATTTTATCTTCCAGCCGGCTGAGGAGAATGAAGCGGGCGGGCAGGTGATGGTCGAGCAGGGCCTGTTCCGCAAGTTTCCCGTTGATGCCGTATTCGGCCTGCATAATTGGCCGGGTCTGCCCGTCGGTCGCATCGCCGTTCGCGCGGGGCCGATCATGGCGGCGTGTGACCTCGTCGAAATCACTTTGTGCGGGCGCGGCTGCCACGCGGCGATGCCGCATCATGGAACCGACGTTATCCTCGCCGCCTCCAGCGTCGTCGGCGCGCTGCACACCCTCGTCGGTCGCGTGGTTGATCCACGCGACTCGGCCATCGTCTCGATCACCCAGGTGCACGCGGGCGAGACGTGGAACGTCATTCCCGACAAAGCAGTGTTACGTGGCACCGTCCGCACCTTCGAGCCGTCGGTGCAGGACACGCTCGAAACGGCGATCGGTGCGACCGCCGAAGCGGCGGCGCGGATGCACCGCTGTGATAGTGCGCTAACCTATCAGCGCAGCTATCCGGCGACGGTGAACGATGCCGGGGCGACGCTTCGTGCCGCGCATGCCGCCGCCCTGGCGGTCGGGGAGGCCAACGTCGAGCATGATCCGGCGCCGAGCATGGGCTCCGAGGATTTTGCCTTCATGCTGAAGGAAAGACCGGGCTGCTATGTGTGGCTCGGCAACGGCGCGACCGACGGCGGTTGTGTCCTTCACAATCCTCACTACGACTTCAACGACGATGCCTTGCCAATCGGCGCACGATACTGGACGGCACTGGTCGAATCTCTCCTGCCCCGCGATTGACACCAGCCCGCCGCTGGGCTGGCCTCGCGATCGGAGCGTAACTGCGGGGGAAGATGACGCGGACGGGATGGCAGCGCGGGTTATTCCCCCCTGGGATGCCCCCCGGAGCGGTGCAAGTGCCGGGAGGACCAGCCTTTCTGCGTTTCTCCACGCCGCGGCGGCACGGTAAGCCACAGGCGGTGAGCTGCAGGGCGGGTAGGAGGGGCGGGCCCGTAGAGCGCGGGCCGGGGTTTCGGATGCGCCCTGCCGGAGGCCCGACGATCAGGTCCACCGCCCGCGTGCCTGTATCCTCAGTCCGGGCATCCGGCCGCGGCGAGGCGGGACCGGCAAGATCATACCTTCGTGTTCACGCTGCCGCGGCGCGACCGGGGCCGGCCGCGGGCATGGCCCCGGCCTTGCGGAAGCGCTCTTCGGCGACCTGATCGGCGACGATATTGGTGGGCAGACCGTCGATGTGGGCGCGGGTGAAAATCTCGCTCAGCGTTCCGCCAATGCCCTCGATGTGCCGGGCGATGACATCCCGATCGAACTGTCCGCGTCGTTCGTACCAGACATCGATAATACCCCCAGCGTTAATCACGTAGTCCGGCGCGTAGAGGATGTCACGCTCCATCAGGTCTGTTCCGTGACGGGCTTCTGAGAGCTGGTTGTTGGCGGCGCCGGCGACGATGCGGGCACGAAGATGCGGGATCGTCAGATCATTCAGGACTGCGCCCATGGCGCATGGCGCGAAGACGTCGACGTCAAGACCATAAATCTCGTCCGGCGCCACCGCGGTGGCGCCAAAGGCGTCGACGGCCCGCGTGAGCTGGTCACGGTAGATATCTGTCACCCAGAGCTTCGCGCCTGCCTGATGCAGCAGCCGGGCAAGTCGGAAGCCAACGCTACCGACGCCCTGGATGGCGATGCGCAACCCTTCGAGATCGTTTCGGCCGAGGCCGTGTCGGACGGCAGCGCCCAGACCGACGAAGGTGCCGAGAGCGGTTGCGGGCGAGGGATCGCCATCGCGGATACCGCCGTCCGCCGCCTGCCGGTCAAGAATACCGGCGACATGCGCGGTCTCCTCGGCCATCAGCTTCATGTCGGCGACGGAGGTTCCGGAATCCTCGGCGGCGATGTAACGGCCGCCGAGTCCGTCGATGGCGTGGGCCATCGCGCGCAGCAAAACCTCAGTTTTCTCGGTGCGCGGATTGCCGATGATCACCGACTTTCCCCCGCCGATGTCGAGATTGGCAACCGCGGACTTGTAGGTCATGCCGCGGGACAGGCGGAGAACGTCGTGCAGAGCTTCCTCGTCCGAGGCATATGGCCACATCCGGCAGCCGCCGAGCGAAGGCCCGCGATTGGTATTATGGACCGCGATAATGGCCCGCAGGCCGGCCGCCGGCTTGGAAACGAACACAACCTCTTCATGATCGTCGAAGTCCCGGTGGCTGAAAACGGACATTGCAATGATATCCTTGCTAAAAGTTCCAGGGGCAAAAGCCTTAAGATAATCCGTCCACCCGCGACGTGCCAGTCGTGCGCCTCATTGCGTACCAGGGATTGCATCGCGCCAGCCGGACCGCCTTGAGCGAAACGGACTCGATGCGTTGCCCATCGGCGCTGCCGGGGAAGTCTGCACGTCCGGCGTCCACGGCGAAAGGACCGGCGTCACACCGCTGAGCGCAGAACACCCGGCGCCAGTGCGTTGAACCGGCGGGGACGCGCAATCGGCGGGAACATGGGGGGGGGGATGGGTCGTTTCAGCACGGCGCAAAACACAGCAGGATTCAAGGAGTCCCCCATGCGGGGATCCCTATGGCGGGGCTGTGCCGCAAGCGTTGATTGCCACTGGAACGGGGCCGTGCCTTGAATTCAGCCGGGCCGTTGCAATCCCTTCCAGGGGCAGTTGATATGTAATTGCTCACCTCCCTGGCGATCGGGCCGGGAGGGTTTGCTCGAAGGTTCCGTTGAGGAGCTGGCCGATAGCCTGGCGGGCGGTGTGGCCGTGGAGCCTGGCGGTACCGATGACGGAGCGGTAGCCGGCGTGGATGTGGGCGCCCCATTTCGAGCGGAAGCCACCGGTGACCTTGCGGAACACCACCGACGGGCGGATTTCCCGTTCGCAGGCGTTGTTGGTCGTCGGCACGTCGGGGTCTTCGAGGAAGACGAAGAACTTCGTCCGCCATGCCTTGAGCGCGGTCTGCAGTTCGCGGCCGGCCGGGTGTGCGGCGGGGTTGGCGAGGAGCGCATCGAGGCGGCGTTCGGCACGACTTCGGTAGCATCGCAGCGTCGTCGGTCGCAGGGGCGTCGCGCCGCCGGCCGATGCGGATCGCCCAGCGTAGCAGGTCGCGCAAGCGCGGGGCGAAGACGGTGTCACCGCAGTCGATGGCGTACTGGACGTTGCGCAGCACATGGGCAAGGCAGACCTGGTGTGCCGGCGCCAGATCCTGCTGGCCGGCGTGTCGGTCAGCGCCCGCGCCCAGCCCGAGCGCGATGGCCGCGGCTTGCGCCGCTTGCTGCCGTCGTTCTTGTCCGCGGGCACGCCCGGTTTCCGGTCCTGCGACGGCGGCGTGGGGCTGTTCTGCGACGTCTTCTTCGGCTTCGCCAGCAGCGCCTCGAGCTCCGCGATGCGCACCGCCTGCCGCTCGATCAACGCCGCCTGCTCCGTGAGCAGCGCGTCCTTCTCCCGGTCACTGAGGCGGTACCGAAACGGCGGAGGCATCCATACCTTGACTCACATCCAGCCCGCCCGCGCAACCCGAAAATGCCAACCCGGTGAGCAGTTACCCTACGCCGGGCCGGTGTTCAATGATGGTCTGGCGAACGCCTTGCCGGGCCTGGCAACCGATATCGTCCGCCGCTGCGATCAAGCCAAAGGCTTCGTCGTTCTGCCCAAGCGCTGGATCGTCGAACGCACCATCGGCTGGCTCGGTCGATGTCGTCGTCTCGCCAAGGACTGGGAAAACCTCAACCACAACGCGCTCGCCTTCCTCCGCCTCGCCTCCATCCGCCTGATGCTCAGAAAGCTCTGTAATCCCTCATAGAGTCTCCGGACGGACTCTAAGGCCTCGGAGCGATCGGTGCGTCGCATTACGCAAAGCGCCTGCATTCACCTCGGCGTCTGTTTTAGGTCGCGCAAGACCCGCTCGAACGCCTGTTGGTAGGCGTCGTGGTCCTTCCACTTGCGGAAGTCGCCGATGTGGCGCTGGTCGCTGAGCTTCACCGCCCACGGCTCGGAGGTCGTTTTCACCTCCTCGTCGATCCGGACAGGAAACAATACGACCTGCCCGCGGCGCTTCTCCTCGGCGAACGCCTTGCTGACCTCGTCCTCGACCCAATCACTGGCGATCGCGTTTTCGGAGAGGATTAGCAGCACCTTGTCCCGGACGCGAATGGCGGCGTCGATCGCGTCCCATGTCTTTGCGCCGATCGGCAGGTCGTGCGGCGCGAACCAGCAGCGCACGCCACTGTTCTGCAGGTCGGCGTGCAGCCGCTTGGCGAAAGCATCGTCCTTCGACGAGTAGCTGATGAAGCAGGAGTAATACTGGATCGCCTGGTCGAGCAGCGAGGGCAGGTAATCAATCAGCCGGTCGGGCAGGCCGCAGCCACGCAGGAAGGCCAAGGGCAGGCGGCCCGATTGCTGCAAGGTGCGGTGATCGATCACGCTCGGCCCGCGATGAATGCAAGCTTCCAGGCCTTGTGTCGCGCTCAGATCGACGTTCACGAACACGGTCTCGTAAAGCCACGCCTGGCGGAGGTCCGCCCCGTCGAGCTTGGCCCTCTGGAGGCGCGCCCCGGAGAGGTGTGCCCTGTGGAGGTCCGCCCCGACGAGCTTCGCCTCGCGGAGGTCCGCCTCGACGAGGAGTGCGCAGCTGAGGTCCGCCCCATTGAGGTTCGCCCCATTGAGGTTCGGTAGTATCTGACGGGGGTGCTGTTCCCGCCAGTCATTCCAGGCATCCACCCCCGCGCGCAACTGGGCCAAGTGCTGTTCGTTCGCCATCCACCGCCCCCTTTGCGAAAGCGAGCATAAGCCTGGCCGCCGGACGGTGGAAGCGGCTCTGTTGGCCTTTCCGTAACCGACGTGCCAAAAGATTCTACGAGCCTCGGCGGCGGTTTGGCGGGTTGATAGCCACTTGGCGGCACCCGCTGTCAATCGGCAAGGAATAAGGGCTCTTCTCTATTCGGCGGTTTGAGGTCAAGCGCTTTCAGGCGGTTCGCCGTTTCGTCGGTTGCTGTCGCTCGCGGATCCGCGCTTCTCTTCGGGATCAGCCGTTTGGCTCTCCCAGCATGGGATCAGGAAGATGGGGTGGAACAATCTGACGCGCGTCCTGATCACGTGTCGGGCGACCGGCACAAGAGCCCAGGCGAACTCACCCCATCCATCGTCCCGCGAGGGACATCGGCCCGCTGGCTGGCGGAACTCAAGGTTTCCTTCTCGTTTGGCACGAGGCTTCGCAGACCCGTCAGACAGAAGCCGGAATGCTCTCCCTGGTCCAGCGGAACTCCGTGCCGTCCATCCACATGCGATGCATGATCACCGCCAGTCGGCGGGCGAGCGCGACGATCGCCTTTTGCAGGCCGCGCCGTTTGGCGATGTTCATTGCCCAGGCCTTTAGCCACGACCATTTCTGTGCTCGCGTCAGCATGACCTGAGCGGCTTCGTAGAGCAGGTGACGCATCATCTCGTCCCCGCACAGCGAGATCCGACCCAGCCGGTGGCTCTCGCCTGACTGATGCAGCACGGGCGTCAGCCCCAAGGCTGGGCCGACAGCCTTTGAGCTCGTGAACCGTGCTGGACTGTCGATGGTGCTTCGGAACGCCAGCGATACGACCGGACCGACGCCGGGTATCGTCATCAACCGCCGGCAGACGGCGTCATCTCGAACGATCGCGAGCAGCCTGCGGTGGAGTGCCATGAACGCCTCGCGAAGCTGTTTCCTGGATGCCAGTAGCGGTTCCATGATTTCGACGAGGTCGGGCAAGCCCTCAACAAGCTCCCGGATCCGTTGGTCGAATTTGAGCACGCCGACGACGCCGACCTTGAGCCCGAAGTTGCGCAGCAGGCCGCGGATGTCGTTCTCGATGGCGAAAGGAGATTGCCGGGCGCGATGTCACGCCCGTTCAGCCGGGGTGAACGCGTCGTGGATGGGTGGGTAAACTCCATCGGGCTCGCCGCCGGCGACCATGGTACTGGTGATCGGCGGTGTTTTCTACAGCGTCGGCGTCGTATTCTACCTGTGGGAGTAGCTCGCCTATCAGCAGGCGATCTGGCATGCCTTCGTTGCGGCTGCCGCCGCCTGCCATTGCGCGGTGGTGGTGGGCGAGATTGCCCTGCCCGGTACTTTCGCCTGATGCACGAGGTCGACGCCTCATTCGAGCCGGCGGCTCGTCGAGGCCTATAGTCGGATCAAGTCTGTGCTGGCGAGTTGACCGTCCCGGCTGCAGGCATTGCTGTAGGTCGCCAGCACCGCACCGGTGATGCCGCCGCTGCGCAGCGCGATGTTGCATGCCGCTCGAAGCAGACCGCGCACTGGGTCGTCGCTCCGTCCTGCAACAGGATGGCGGCGACGATGGTGGCCCCGGTGCTGACGGCCGCGCAAAGGAAGGCGGTGGCGCAGAACAACGGCTTGAACGGTCTTTTGCTGAGCCGCGATCAGTTTTTCGATGTCGACACCGGGTGATGGGAGGTTGCGCGTCGACCTCCTAGAGCAGGCTTTCCAGAGGCATAGGAGCAGCGAACGCGTAGCCCTGCGCGTAGTCGACACCCAGGTGCCGCAGGCGGTCCACGACAGCACCATTGTGCGCGTGCTCGGCGATGGTAGCGATGCCGAGCGTGTGGCCGAGCTCGTTGATCGCCGCCACCATGGCTTCGTCCTGAGGATTGTCGGCCATGTGCTCCACGAAACTTCCGTCGATCTTCAGGTAGTCGGCAGGCAGGACTCGCAGGTACCGGAAGGACGAGAAGCCGCTGCCGAAATCGTCCAGAGCGAAGCGGCTGCCCAGCGCCTTCATCTCGCCGATAAACTCTATCGTCTGATCGAGGTTGTGAATGGCGGCGGTCTCGGTGATCTCGAAGCAGATCCTGTCCGACGGCATGCAATACACCTTCAACTGGTCGGCCACGAACTTCGCGAAGTCGCCGGTGTTCAACGAGCCGCCCGAGAGATTGATCGCAATCCCGGCCGATGTGCGGCCACGTTCGGCGTAAGTGCGGAACGCTGTTGCGACGACCCAGCGATCAATAGCAGCCATCAAACCGAAGCGCTCGGCCGCCGGAATGAACGTTTTCGGGAGCATCACGTCATCTTCATTGCCCAGCAGCCGGATCAGGATCTCGTAATGGAGCTGTGCTGCACTGCGGTCCGCCGCCAGCGAAACGATCGGCTGCCCAAATAGGCGGAAGCGGTTCTGCTCGAGCGCCTGTTTCAACGTCGAGGCGATGAAGATTTGCGCGTGATGTGGTGAAGGCTCGGCGCCGTATACAATTACTCGGTTTCTCCCGTTCTCTTTCGCCGTGTAGCACGCCACGTCAGCTTGGCTCAAAACTTGAGCCGCGCTCTCGGATCGGGCGGTGATGGCAACGACGCCGGCGCTCGTGCCGACCTGAAAGGAGCGGCCTTCCCAAACGAAGCGCCACTCCCGAAAGGTGGCAACGATGATCTCGGCAATGCGGCTTGCTTCGGATAGAGTGCAAGTCTCCAAGAGAAGCGCAAACTCGTCCCCGCCCAGCCGGGCAAGCGTATCCCGCTCTCGGAACTTGCCGGCCAAAAGTCCCCGTACCTGCTGCAGCAACCCGTCGCCGGCGGCGTGACCGGCGGTGTCGTTGATGAGCTTGAACTGGTCCAGATCGAAGTAGCAGAGCACGTGTTCCGAACCGTGCAGCTTGGCGCTAAGCACAGCCCGCTGGAGGTGCCGTTCGAACTCGCGGCGGTTGGGCAGGCCGGTCAGCCCGTCGTGGGCGGCGTCGTGCTTCAGTCGCGCCTCGGCGTGGATTCGCGCGGTGACATCCTCGATGGCGAGCAGGATCAGATTCTCGCGGCCGCTGTCGCCCAGAATCCTGCGGGCGCAGAGCAGCATGATGCGCCGGCCGAGTCCCGGGAAGTCATGTTCGACCGAAAAGTCATCGATCTTCGCGTCCGTGCGCAGGACTGTGTCCAGCAATGACCGCAGCGGCGGGATGTCCCATTGCCGGTTTCCGAGCTCGTACAGGAGGCTGTTTTCCGTCTCGGTCGCAGAGTCCGCGAACAGCATATGGAAGGCCCGGTTGGCCGATCGGATGCGCAACTCGGAGTCGAGGACCAACAGCGGCTGCCGAATGGTCTCGACGATGGTTTCGGCATAGATCCGCGCCTCGTTGATCGCGTCCGCCGTCTGCTTGCGCTCGGTGATGTCGACGAAGGTGACGACGACGCCGGCGATGCGGTCGTCCTGCGTGCGGTAGGGGAGCATGCGTCGCAGGTACCACCCGCCGACGTTGCTCCGCACTTCGGCCTCGATGCGGATCAGCTTGTCGAGCACCGTCGCGGCGTCGCGCAGCAGGTCTGCGTCGGCGAACTTCAAGGCGAAATGCCCGATCGGCCGACCGATATCGGAGGGCAGGAGATCGAGCAGGTCCCGGCTGCCCGGCGAGAACCAATTGATGCGCAAGTCGGTGTCCAGAAAAACGGTGGCGATGTCGGTGCTGTTCAGCAGATTGTCCAGGTTGTCGGAGAGCGTCTCCAGTTCCAGAATTTTGTTCTGCAGCTCACTGTTGATCGTATGCAGCTCCTCGTTGTAGGATTGCATCTCCTCCTTGGAGGTCTCCAGCTCTTCGTTGGTGGACTGCAGCTCCTCGTTGATCGAGGTGACTTCCTCGTTGGCGGCCTTCAGCTCCTCGTTCGCGCTCTCCATCTGCTGGATGGTGGTCTGCAGCTCGGTCCGGGTCGATCTCAACTCCTCTTCCAGGGCGCGCGTGCTCGCGGCGCCGTCCTCAGCGTCTTCGGGGAGGGCGCAGGCGCTCGAGCACAGCTCCGGTGTCGGCTCGAAGCTCATCAGCAGCAAGCCGGTCGGCCGCCCGGGCGCAGCCAATGGCGCGACCGTCACCGACGTCGGGCGGACGGCGTCATCCTGATGGATGCGCACCACGAAAGTCACGCTTTCGGCCGTATCGATCGCCTGGCGCACCGCGCTGCGCAGTCGCGCCCGCAGCCCCAAGCGAGCCATCGCCACCACGTCGCGGGTCGGCTCCCCCGTCGGCTGTTGCAGATAGTCAGCCGTCGGGCCGTGGAAGTACAGGATGCGGCCCTTTTGGTCGATCAACACCGAGGCCGGGGCATACCGCTCCAGCAGCGCGCGTCGCGCCACATCGGCGGCCCGAGCGGACAGCTCCGGGTCCGGCTTAGCGAGCACCTCCCCGCCATGCGACCACACCGGTGTGCCAAGCACCGGGAAATCCAGGACGTCGTGCCGGGTCGGGCCAAGCCGGCGGTAGAGCCTCCACTTCTTCGAGACTTGTTCGAACAGCTCGTCATTCCGTCCGATCGTTTCCGCGTTCCCGAGAAACAGCGCTCCGCCCTCGCGCAAGGCGAAATGGAACAGGGCCAGGATCCTCCCCTGCGCCTGCCCGTCGAGATAGATCAGCAGGTTGCGGCAAGAGATCAGGTCGAGGCGCGAAAACGGCGGATCGCTGAGCAGGTTATGCTGAGCGAACACCACTCGTTCACGCAGTTCCTTCTTGATCTGGTAGGAGTCGTCGAGCGTGTTGAAGAAACGCCTTAGGCGCTCCGGCGAAATCGCCTCGGCGGCGGCCGCGGGATAGATGCCGTCGCGCGCAACTCTCAGATTATCCTCTTGGGGGTCCGTTGCGAAGATCTTCACATCGAACTGCTTCCACGCCGCCTCGGCCCGCTCGAGCGCCAGCATGGCCAGCGAATAGGCTTCCTCGCCGGAGGCGCAGGCCGGCACCCAGAAGCGCATCTCCGCACCTGGTTTCCGCTCGGCGGCCAGCGGCGCGAGCACTGTCGCATCCAACGCCTCCCACGCCTTGGGGTCACGGAAGAAGCCGGTGACGCTGATCATCAGGTCCTTGGCGAGCGCCTTGATCTCAGCCGGGTTCGCGCGCAACAGCTCGGCATAGTCGGCCAGCGTCTCCCGGTCGCTGAGACCCATGCGTCGATGAATGCGGCGGAGCAGCGTGCTCCGCTTGTAGCCGCCGAACGCGTGACCCGACCGGCTCCGCGTGAGCGCCAGGATCGCCTCCAGCATGGAAGGAGGTTCATCGGGTATCCCGGTTCCGATCCCATCCGGAGTGGCAATGTAGCGGTGCCGGACGTAGCGCAGCAGCGCCTCCGGCATCTTCTCGGGGGCGAGAACTTGATCGGCGACCCCCGCCGAGATCGCGCTGCGCGGCATGCCGTCGAACTGTGCGCTTGCCAGATCCTGGACCAGCGTCATGCCGCCTCGCGCCTTGATCTCTCTGAGACCGTGGGTTCCGTTGTTTCCAGTTCCGGAGAGGACGATGCCGACCGCCCGTTCCTGGCATTCCTCCGCCAAGGTCTCGAAGAAGACGTCGATCGGGTGACGGTGGCCGCGCGGCTCGGCAGGTACGGAGAGGCGCAGCGTGCCGTCGAGAATCGTCAACGTCCGGTCGGGGACGATCACATGGACGCGGTTGGGCTCGGCGGCCATGCCGTCCGCGACTTCCACCACCGGCATGGCCGTGCGGCGGCCAAGCAACTGCGCCAAAGCGCTCTCGCGGGTCGGATCTAAGTGCAGAATGATGACCAAGGCACACCCGCTATCAGCGGGCATCGCATCGAGAAAGCGGCTCGCCGCTTCCAGTCCGCCCGCCGACGCACCGATGCCGACCACCGGGATCACGGCGTGCTCCCGGTCCGCGGGCTCTCCGGCGCCTCCGTGCCGCGGGTCCCTCCACGACCCACGCGGGACGTGCTCAGCCTCTTCGTCGGTGCAACCGTCTGAGCTGCCGTCGGGCGGCAGGTAACGCCTTGAGTTGCCGTGTTCGAAAACGAACCCACGAGCCGCACCCTATTTGGCGACGAGTTGTGGGATAATTACCCCGTTACGGCCAGCGTGCCAATGGGTGCTGATCGCCGACGGTGATCGCGGCGGCGTTGGCGCACTCGACGAGGCTGTGGTTGTCTCCGAGCGCCAGGGTGTAGCTGATGCCGGTCCGGACGGTCGGCGCTGGCGTGGCGGCGAAGCCGATGTCGGCAATGTCCTGCACGCTGTAGCTGCGCAGCGCCGTGCCGTCGGCGGCCAGCTTCTCCGCCGGCAGCACCTGCCTCGGCAGCAGCCGGGCGGCGCTGGTCTGGTCGACGGTCTTCACGTCGACGCCGATCGAGAGGATGGTCGCCGTGGTGGAGCCGTTGCCGTTGCTGCCGAACATCGCCAGCTGCACGCCGATCGACTGCCACAGCGCGTCAGGGATATCGGCCCAGCCGTCCCAGTTGGTTTCGTCGCCGGCAGGTTGTTGAGGCCGAGCCCGACAGTCTCGCTGCCCCCGGACGAGCGAGCCCAGCGCCTGCAGGTTGACGTTGACCCGCGCGCGATAGAACGCCGCCAGCGGGTTGGCGATGCCGCCGAGATCGGATGCCTGGGTCATGTGGGCTCCTCCGTCCTCACCTCGATGACCTCGGGCGTCCGGCGCGGGTGCGACGGCGATAATTCCGCAGCGCCCGCTGGCTCGCCTTCGGCAGGTCGAGCTGCAGCCGCTGCTGGATATGCTCGATCGCCTGCACCAGCCCTTCCACCAACTCCGGCGTATCGCGCTCGGCGGCATCGAGCGGCTCCGCCGACAGCGGCAGGAAGCACGCCCTGGTGAAGTCCCAGCGATAGCCGTTGCCCCGCTCGCGTGTTATTCGGCGTTGAAAATTGGCTCTTCTCTATTCGGCCGGTTGAGGTCAAGCGCTTTCAGGCGATCCGCCGTTCCGTCGGTTGCTGTCGCTCGCGGATCCGCGCTTCTCTTCGGGATCAGCCGTTTGGCTCTCCCAGCATGGGATCAGGAAGATGGGGTGGAACAATCTGACGCGCGTCCTGATCACGTGTCGGGCGACCGGCACAAGAGCCCAGGCGAACTCACCCCATCCATCGTCCCGCGAGGGACATCGATCCGCCGGCTGGCGGAACTCAAGATTTCCTTCTCGTGCGACGGGAGGCTTCGGAAACCCGTCAGACAGAAGCCGGTATGCTCTCCCTGGTCCAGCGGAACTCCGTGCCGTCCATCCACATGCGATGCATGATCACCGCCAGTCGGCGGGCGAGCGCGACAATCGCCTTTGCTGACCGCGCCGTTTGGCGATGCTCATCGCCCAGGCCTTCAGCCACGACCATGTCTGTGCTCGCGTCAGCATGACCTGAGCGGCTTCGTAGAGCAGGTGACGCATCATCTCGTCCCCGCACAGCGAGATCCGACCCAGCCGGTGGCTCTCTCCCGATTGATGCAGCACGGGCGTCAACCCCAAGGCTGGGCCGACAGCCTTTGAGCTCGTGAACCGTGCTGGACTGTCGATGGTGCTTCGGAACGCCAGCGATACGACCGGACCGACGCCGGGTATCGTCATCAACCGCCGGCAGACGGCGTCATCTCGAACGATCGCGAGCAGCCTGCGGTGGAGTGCCATGAACGCCTCGCGAAGCTGTTTCCTGGATGCCAGGAGCGGTTCCATGATTTCGACGAGGTCGGGCAAGCCCTCGACAAGCTCCCGGATCCGTTGGTCGAATTTGAGCACGCCGACGACGCCGACCTTGAGCCCGAAGTTGCGCAGCAGGCCGCGGATGTCGTTCTCGATGGCGATGAATTTCTCCTGCAGCAGCTTACGGGCCGTCAGCAGGGCGCGATGCTTCTGGCTGGTCAGGGTCTTCACATGCACGGGCCGGAATAGCTGCACACGCATCATTTGGGCGATGCCGCGGGCGTCATTGCGGTCGCTCTTGTTGACCTGGGCTTTGAGGAACGCCTTCGTGTGCCGGGTTTCAATGCAGACCACCGGCAATCCGGCTTCCGCCATCCCACTGAACAGCCATTGCGACAAGGGCCCGGCCCGAGACCTACCCGGACAAGCCGCCAGGCTGTATCCCTGAGTAACCGCGCCAGATCCTCCGGATGGCTCGGCACCTTCCCTTCGCAGCAGATCGCGCCCGCTTCGTCGACAATGCACACCGAGGTCTCTTTGACCGAAACGTCCAGACCGGCATAGTGCTTCATGCTGCGCTTCTCCATCTGATGCTGTGGCTGTTTCAATCCACACCACGTCTATCATCAACCTGAAGCGCAGCGCCTTCTCCGAGGGTTGGGGAAAGCGGCGGCAGGCCGAATACCCCATCTGACGCTATTTTGGTGGTGATGGCGCCTATTGGGCACCGATGACGCGGGCCTGGAGCAGGTCGATTTTCCCTCTGCCGTACATCTGGCGTTTGACGAGCTTGAGTTTGGTGATTTGGCCTTCGGTCTGTCCATTGGACCATGGGGAGACGATTGCCGTCCTGACCGCCGCCTGATCTTTAACGATGCCATTGACCTTCTCCGCTCGCCGGCGGCGCGTCGCCCATTCGGAAACGAGGCGAAGGCAGCCGCGGAACCCTTGGCCTCTGAGCTGTCGCCAGAGTTCCGCGCCGTTGCGGGCCTCGGCCGCCCACTGGGCTTCGAGCCAAGGCAGGTGGG is a genomic window of Rhodospirillales bacterium containing:
- a CDS encoding Glu/Leu/Phe/Val dehydrogenase; translated protein: MSVFSHRDFDDHEEVVFVSKPAAGLRAIIAVHNTNRGPSLGGCRMWPYASDEEALHDVLRLSRGMTYKSAVANLDIGGGKSVIIGNPRTEKTEVLLRAMAHAIDGLGGRYIAAEDSGTSVADMKLMAEETAHVAGILDRQAADGGIRDGDPSPATALGTFVGLGAAVRHGLGRNDLEGLRIAIQGVGSVGFRLARLLHQAGAKLWVTDIYRDQLTRAVDAFGATAVAPDEIYGLDVDVFAPCAMGAVLNDLTIPHLRARIVAGAANNQLSEARHGTDLMERDILYAPDYVINAGGIIDVWYERRGQFDRDVIARHIEGIGGTLSEIFTRAHIDGLPTNIVADQVAEERFRKAGAMPAAGPGRAAAA
- a CDS encoding toll/interleukin-1 receptor domain-containing protein; this encodes MANEQHLAQLRAGVDAWNDWREQHPRQILPNLNGANLNGADLSCALLVEADLREAKLVGADLHRAHLSGARLQRAKLDGADLRQAWLYETVFVNVDLSATQGLEACIHRGPSVIDHRTLQQSGRLPLAFLRGCGLPDRLIDYLPSLLDQAIQYYSCFISYSSKDDAFAKRLHADLQNSGVRCWFAPHDLPIGAKTWDAIDAAIRVRDKVLLILSENAIASDWVEDEVSKAFAEEKRRGQVVLFPVRIDEEVKTTSEPWAVKLSDQRHIGDFRKWKDHDAYQQAFERVLRDLKQTPR
- a CDS encoding amidohydrolase; its protein translation is MIFDIGSMLHREMSSWRRHLHAHPETAFQEHNTAQFVAETLAGFGIAVHRGLARTGVVGTLSTGAGPSIGLRADMDALGLEERNDFAHRSTNPGKMHACGHDGHTAMLLGAARYLAQSRSFRGTVHFIFQPAEENEAGGQVMVEQGLFRKFPVDAVFGLHNWPGLPVGRIAVRAGPIMAACDLVEITLCGRGCHAAMPHHGTDVILAASSVVGALHTLVGRVVDPRDSAIVSITQVHAGETWNVIPDKAVLRGTVRTFEPSVQDTLETAIGATAEAAARMHRCDSALTYQRSYPATVNDAGATLRAAHAAALAVGEANVEHDPAPSMGSEDFAFMLKERPGCYVWLGNGATDGGCVLHNPHYDFNDDALPIGARYWTALVESLLPRD